In Gemmatimonadota bacterium, a single window of DNA contains:
- a CDS encoding zinc-binding dehydrogenase, producing MKAAVIREPGAPEVLRIEELPVPRPAPGWVLIRVKAFGLNRSELFTRQGHSPGVEFPRVLGIEAVGTVEKAPGGEFPRGQTVATAMGGMGRAFDGGYAEYTCVPASQVQALDTTLDWQTLAALPEMIQTAWGSLNSSLRLERGQSLLIRGGTTSVGLAAAALAKKQGATVAATTRKSDREAMLRDNGADHVFIDGGEIVEDVRRVFPSGVDKVLELVGTTTLLDSLQCAARFGSVCMTGMVGNAWELDRFTPMGAIPSTVNLTTYAGESIDFMETPLQMVLKEVEEGHMKLKIGRVFELDAIVEAHRCMEDNAAGGKIVVLT from the coding sequence ATGAAAGCCGCGGTCATTCGTGAACCAGGCGCTCCAGAAGTGCTGAGGATCGAGGAGCTCCCCGTTCCGCGGCCCGCACCCGGGTGGGTCCTAATCCGGGTGAAAGCATTCGGCCTCAATCGCTCGGAGCTCTTCACTCGACAGGGACACTCGCCCGGCGTCGAGTTTCCCCGCGTGCTCGGCATTGAGGCGGTGGGCACGGTCGAGAAGGCACCCGGCGGGGAGTTCCCACGGGGGCAAACCGTGGCAACCGCGATGGGCGGCATGGGCCGGGCATTCGACGGTGGCTACGCCGAATACACCTGTGTGCCCGCCAGCCAAGTGCAGGCGCTCGATACCACGCTCGATTGGCAAACCCTAGCTGCTCTGCCCGAGATGATTCAAACCGCTTGGGGTTCGCTCAACAGCTCACTGAGGTTGGAGAGAGGCCAATCATTGCTGATTCGGGGCGGGACCACTTCTGTGGGCCTGGCGGCTGCCGCTCTCGCCAAGAAACAAGGCGCCACCGTGGCCGCCACGACTCGCAAGAGCGATCGTGAAGCCATGCTGAGAGACAACGGCGCGGATCACGTCTTCATCGACGGCGGTGAGATCGTGGAAGATGTCCGCCGCGTGTTTCCCTCGGGCGTCGACAAGGTGCTCGAGCTCGTTGGGACCACCACGCTGCTCGACTCGCTGCAATGCGCCGCGCGCTTCGGCTCGGTGTGCATGACCGGCATGGTGGGAAACGCATGGGAGCTCGATCGCTTCACTCCAATGGGCGCAATACCGTCGACGGTCAATCTCACGACCTACGCCGGTGAGTCCATCGACTTCATGGAGACACCGCTCCAGATGGTGCTGAAAGAAGTGGAAGAGGGACACATGAAGCTGAAGATCGGGCGCGTCTTCGAGCTGGACGCGATCGTCGAAGCACACCGCTGCATGGAAGACAACGCAGCCGGTGGCAAGATCGTCGTGCTCACCTGA
- a CDS encoding winged helix-turn-helix transcriptional regulator, with protein sequence MPPKNTQPVDLAADLIAKDCLAVRVRMLNRTITAIYDEALRPLGLTTGQLNILVIVTKRGPMSPGDVARRFNMEKSTVSRNVQRMRKNGWLTVTESGSGRKQELTLTRQGQTLLEKSVPVWEKAQTRAKAVLGRGGAASIHSVANTVWSRNGQE encoded by the coding sequence ATGCCTCCAAAGAACACGCAACCGGTTGACCTCGCCGCCGACCTGATCGCCAAGGATTGCCTCGCGGTCCGGGTTCGCATGCTCAACCGTACGATCACCGCCATCTACGACGAGGCGCTGCGCCCTCTCGGCCTGACCACCGGCCAGCTGAACATTCTAGTGATCGTCACCAAACGTGGGCCGATGTCCCCCGGGGACGTCGCCCGGCGGTTCAACATGGAGAAGTCCACGGTCAGCAGGAACGTGCAACGGATGCGTAAGAATGGCTGGTTGACCGTGACGGAGTCCGGATCGGGTCGCAAGCAGGAGCTGACGCTGACCCGGCAGGGCCAGACGCTGCTCGAGAAGTCGGTCCCCGTGTGGGAAAAGGCGCAGACCCGTGCCAAGGCCGTGCTGGGCCGTGGCGGAGCCGCCTCGATCCACAGTGTGGCCAACACCGTGTGGAGCCGTAACGGGCAAGAGTGA
- a CDS encoding NmrA family NAD(P)-binding protein has protein sequence MSTKPRILVTSAAGRTGAAAVSELLAQGFPVRAFVRREDARSDKLKQAGAEIFTGDLFDMRDLREALVDVQRAYHVPPFAPNLLQGTMLFALAAEEARLETLALMSGWNGHPSHPSALTREHWITNNIVQWMPTVDVTYINPGIFAFFYLTGLPAIKHLGMLALPFGDGLNAPPSNEDIGAVAAGVLADPVPHIGKTYRPTGPELLSGHDVAEILSRVVDRKVSHRDVSTNMFIKAATALGMSPFEVSQIRTYAEDLRRGAFAVGAPTNHVQEVTGRPPEDFETIARRYIANPSLILPGFSAGSKLGAVAGMVKMMLTRLTDFDRWEADRGHAMLKGPQFATDSNEWKVAAEQQTLALLDSSATAAAPRTPAVGRGPRDRARTRPSGIIFET, from the coding sequence ATGTCGACAAAACCGAGGATTCTAGTAACCTCCGCCGCTGGACGCACCGGAGCCGCGGCCGTTAGCGAACTGCTCGCGCAGGGCTTCCCCGTCCGTGCCTTCGTGCGTCGAGAAGACGCCCGCTCCGACAAATTGAAACAGGCCGGGGCTGAGATCTTCACGGGCGATCTGTTCGACATGCGCGATCTGCGGGAGGCGCTGGTCGACGTGCAGCGGGCCTACCACGTGCCGCCGTTCGCGCCAAACCTGCTGCAGGGGACCATGCTGTTTGCGCTGGCCGCCGAAGAGGCTCGGCTCGAGACGCTGGCGCTCATGAGCGGTTGGAACGGGCACCCCTCCCACCCCTCCGCGCTGACTCGGGAGCACTGGATCACCAACAACATCGTGCAGTGGATGCCGACGGTGGACGTGACCTACATCAACCCGGGCATCTTTGCGTTCTTTTACCTGACGGGCCTGCCTGCGATCAAGCATCTGGGCATGTTGGCGTTGCCCTTCGGTGACGGACTAAACGCACCGCCATCCAATGAGGACATCGGTGCAGTGGCGGCGGGCGTTCTTGCGGATCCGGTGCCCCACATCGGCAAGACCTACCGGCCCACCGGCCCGGAATTGCTGTCGGGGCATGACGTAGCGGAGATTCTCAGCCGCGTGGTCGACCGCAAGGTCAGCCATCGGGACGTGTCCACCAACATGTTCATCAAGGCGGCGACCGCGCTGGGCATGAGTCCATTCGAAGTGTCGCAGATCCGCACGTACGCGGAAGACCTGCGGCGTGGCGCCTTCGCTGTAGGCGCCCCGACGAACCATGTACAGGAGGTCACCGGGCGCCCCCCGGAGGACTTCGAGACGATCGCGCGGCGCTATATCGCCAACCCGAGCCTCATCCTGCCCGGCTTCTCCGCCGGCTCCAAGCTAGGAGCGGTGGCCGGTATGGTGAAGATGATGCTCACCCGGCTGACCGACTTCGATCGCTGGGAAGCCGACCGTGGCCACGCGATGCTGAAGGGTCCACAGTTTGCGACCGACAGCAACGAATGGAAGGTAGCTGCGGAGCAGCAAACGCTTGCCCTGCTCGACTCGAGTGCCACGGCCGCGGCACCGCGGACCCCAGCCGTGGGACGCGGACCCCGTGACAGAGCAAGAACGCGCCCCTCCGGCATCATTTTCGAAACATAA